A genomic window from Brachyspira sp. SAP_772 includes:
- a CDS encoding bile acid:sodium symporter family protein, whose translation MKTLKQISNFFGKHMSVIVLVVAALALFFPKSVSFIKTSYVNYLLMTSMFCMGITLKLEDFKVLFTRPRDIVIGAIAQFTIMPLLAFLLSLAFRLPPELAIGVILVGTCPGGISSNVITYLAKGDVPLSVGMTSVSTILAPLATPLLTLLYAGEKIDVNAMSMFISILQVVIAPIVLGFVINKFFHKFVEHFKDVLPLISVVAVVAIVAAVVSSNSQRLMQVGHLVVIVIIIHNTLGYMLGYLLGKVCKFNNAKCKTISIEVGMQNAGLASSLASTHFAYMALAAVPGAIGSVWHCISGSIVANIMAARTKE comes from the coding sequence ATGAAAACATTAAAACAAATAAGTAATTTCTTCGGTAAACATATGTCAGTTATAGTATTAGTAGTGGCTGCATTAGCTTTATTTTTCCCAAAATCTGTAAGCTTCATAAAAACTAGTTATGTTAACTACCTTCTTATGACTTCAATGTTCTGTATGGGTATAACATTAAAACTTGAAGATTTCAAAGTGTTATTTACAAGACCAAGAGATATAGTGATAGGGGCAATAGCACAATTTACTATAATGCCTTTACTTGCATTCTTACTTTCTTTAGCTTTCAGACTTCCTCCTGAACTTGCAATAGGGGTAATACTTGTAGGTACTTGCCCGGGGGGAATATCTTCTAACGTTATAACCTATTTAGCTAAAGGAGATGTGCCTTTGTCTGTAGGTATGACTTCCGTATCAACAATACTTGCTCCATTAGCAACTCCGCTTCTTACCCTACTCTATGCTGGAGAAAAAATAGATGTTAATGCTATGAGCATGTTTATATCAATACTTCAAGTTGTAATAGCTCCTATAGTATTAGGATTCGTTATAAATAAATTCTTTCACAAATTTGTTGAACATTTCAAAGATGTGCTACCTTTAATATCAGTAGTGGCAGTTGTGGCAATAGTAGCTGCTGTAGTATCTTCAAACTCTCAAAGACTTATGCAGGTTGGTCATTTAGTAGTTATAGTTATAATAATACATAACACTTTAGGATATATGCTTGGATATTTACTAGGAAAGGTTTGCAAGTTTAATAATGCTAAATGCAAAACCATATCTATAGAAGTTGGCATGCAAAATGCAGGATTAGCTTCATCGCTTGCTTCAACACATTTTGCTTATATGGCACTTGCAGCAGTACCCGGTGCTATAGGAAGTGTATGGCATTGTATATCAGGTTCAATAGTTGCTAATATAATGGCTGCAAGAACAAAAGAGTAA
- a CDS encoding bile acid:sodium symporter family protein: MKTLKQISNFFGKYMAIIVLIVAAVSLFFPKTVSFIKTSYVNYLLMIVMFGMGLTLKLEDFKVVFTRPKDIIIGAIAQFTIMPLLAFLLSIIFKLPAELAVGVILVGTCPGGTSSNVMTYLAKGDVALSVGMTSVSTILAPFATPLLTLLYAGQKVDVNAVSMFISIVQVVILPIFLGFIINKFFYKFTNNIKEILPLISVLAIVAIVAAVVSANSQRLMQVGYLVIIVVMLHNCLGYLLGYILAKLFRLNNAKCKAVSIEVGMQNSGLATSLAATHFASMALATVPGAIFSVWHNISGSIVANIMASKIKD; this comes from the coding sequence ATGAAGACATTAAAACAAATCAGTAATTTCTTTGGTAAGTATATGGCTATAATAGTATTGATAGTAGCGGCTGTATCATTGTTCTTTCCAAAAACAGTAAGCTTTATAAAAACAAGTTATGTTAATTATCTCTTGATGATAGTAATGTTTGGTATGGGACTTACATTAAAACTTGAAGATTTTAAAGTGGTGTTCACAAGACCAAAAGACATAATCATAGGTGCAATAGCACAATTCACAATAATGCCTTTACTTGCATTTTTACTTTCTATTATTTTTAAGCTTCCTGCAGAACTTGCTGTAGGAGTTATACTTGTAGGTACCTGTCCGGGTGGTACTTCCTCAAATGTTATGACATATTTGGCTAAAGGTGATGTTGCTTTATCTGTGGGTATGACTTCTGTATCTACAATACTTGCTCCTTTTGCGACTCCTCTGCTCACTTTACTATATGCTGGACAAAAAGTTGATGTTAATGCTGTAAGCATGTTTATATCAATAGTGCAGGTTGTTATACTTCCTATATTCTTAGGTTTTATAATAAATAAATTCTTTTATAAGTTTACAAACAACATAAAAGAAATACTTCCTTTAATATCAGTACTTGCAATTGTAGCAATAGTAGCTGCTGTAGTATCAGCAAATTCACAAAGATTAATGCAAGTTGGTTATTTAGTTATAATAGTAGTTATGCTTCATAATTGTTTGGGATATTTGCTTGGTTATATACTTGCTAAACTATTTAGACTTAACAATGCTAAATGTAAAGCTGTATCAATAGAAGTAGGTATGCAAAACTCAGGGCTTGCAACTTCTTTAGCAGCAACTCATTTTGCATCAATGGCACTTGCAACTGTACCGGGAGCAATATTTAGCGTATGGCATAATATATCAGGCTCTATTGTAGCTAATATAATGGCTTCAAAAATAAAAGATTAA
- the rplT gene encoding 50S ribosomal protein L20 has protein sequence MRAVSGIVRKKKVKKILKMAKGYYGSHSKQTKQAKEAVIRGLKYAYRDRRQKKRMMRRLWTLRINAACRPLGISYSKFINGLKKANVLIDRKALSNLAIDDYKAFEAVVEVAKKALA, from the coding sequence ATGAGAGCAGTTAGCGGAATAGTAAGAAAGAAAAAAGTTAAAAAAATATTAAAAATGGCTAAGGGTTATTATGGTTCTCATAGCAAGCAAACAAAGCAGGCTAAAGAGGCTGTAATAAGAGGCTTAAAATATGCTTATCGTGATAGAAGACAGAAAAAGAGAATGATGAGAAGATTATGGACTCTTCGTATCAATGCTGCATGCAGACCTTTAGGTATATCTTACAGTAAGTTTATTAATGGTCTTAAAAAAGCTAATGTTTTAATAGATAGAAAAGCTTTATCTAATTTAGCTATTGATGATTATAAAGCGTTTGAGGCTGTTGTTGAAGTAGCTAAAAAAGCACTTGCTTAA
- a CDS encoding iron-containing alcohol dehydrogenase family protein, whose product MSLENLFLPNFSIGSDAYKDVYHICSNYGKKAVIISGKKSIQASIESILNNIKDIEITGMFHYGEKSTFENIDLLKDKKAVIEADMIFAVGGGKALDTSKVLAHTINKPIFTFPTLASNCAAVTGVSVVYNNDGSFKKMFNEKRPPLHTFINTDIILNSPENYFIAGIGNALSKQYEALFSTRNESLNYRNFLGIEIIKNCSNDILKHYSEAINDFRNKKLTDTLKRVILHIIYTTGLTSVIAKDDYHISLAHGMYSGLRKIKRIGEKLLHGELVSYGVLLLLTMDKQYEARENIFNFNKSISLPTCLKDVGINKASLDDEELNMALDTALTGKDLNISPYKVDKKMILKAIIDLEEFNNKQYLKKG is encoded by the coding sequence ATGAGTTTAGAAAATTTATTTCTGCCTAACTTTAGTATAGGAAGTGACGCTTATAAAGATGTATATCATATATGTTCAAATTATGGGAAAAAAGCTGTTATAATATCTGGTAAAAAATCTATTCAAGCATCTATAGAATCAATATTAAATAATATAAAAGACATAGAGATAACAGGAATGTTTCATTATGGAGAAAAATCAACTTTTGAAAATATTGATTTACTTAAAGATAAGAAAGCGGTAATAGAAGCTGATATGATATTTGCAGTAGGAGGAGGAAAGGCATTAGACACATCAAAAGTTTTAGCACATACTATAAATAAGCCTATATTTACATTCCCTACATTAGCTTCAAATTGTGCTGCTGTAACTGGAGTTTCAGTTGTTTATAATAATGATGGAAGTTTTAAAAAAATGTTTAATGAAAAAAGACCTCCTTTGCATACATTTATTAATACTGACATTATATTAAACTCTCCCGAAAATTATTTTATAGCTGGTATAGGAAATGCATTATCTAAACAATATGAAGCATTATTTTCTACAAGAAATGAAAGTTTAAATTACAGAAATTTCTTAGGCATTGAAATAATAAAAAACTGTTCTAATGATATATTAAAACATTATTCAGAAGCTATAAACGATTTTAGAAATAAAAAACTAACAGATACCTTAAAAAGAGTAATACTTCATATAATATATACAACAGGATTAACATCAGTAATAGCAAAAGATGATTATCATATATCTTTAGCACATGGTATGTATAGCGGACTAAGAAAAATAAAAAGAATAGGAGAAAAATTACTTCATGGTGAATTAGTATCATATGGTGTATTACTGCTTCTTACAATGGACAAGCAATATGAGGCAAGAGAAAATATTTTTAATTTTAATAAATCTATTTCTCTTCCAACATGTTTAAAAGACGTAGGTATAAATAAAGCAAGTTTAGATGATGAAGAACTTAATATGGCATTAGATACAGCTCTTACGGGTAAAGATTTAAATATAAGCCCATACAAAGTCGATAAAAAAATGATATTAAAAGCTATCATTGATTTAGAAGAGTTCAATAATAAACAATATTTAAAAAAAGGATAA
- the infC gene encoding translation initiation factor IF-3, which yields MATVKKEGERINQFITAPEVRVVHDEKGSLGIMSIKEALALAKEEGSDLVEIVPTAEPPVCKIINYGKYKFDIQKKSKEAKKKQKSVQLKEIKMRPQISIHDYNFKMKHIREFLDEGNKVKITIMFRGREMAHTEFGYDLINKIIQDLENEASTEKPAKLEGKNLSAVLNPMKVKKTSSDSEVASKKEASANTEE from the coding sequence ATGGCAACAGTAAAAAAAGAAGGAGAGAGAATTAATCAGTTTATTACTGCACCAGAAGTTAGGGTAGTACATGATGAGAAAGGCAGCCTTGGTATTATGAGCATAAAAGAAGCTTTAGCATTGGCCAAGGAAGAGGGTTCAGATTTAGTAGAGATAGTTCCTACAGCAGAACCTCCTGTTTGTAAGATTATCAATTATGGTAAGTATAAATTTGATATTCAAAAGAAGAGTAAAGAAGCTAAGAAAAAACAGAAGTCAGTTCAGCTTAAAGAAATCAAGATGCGTCCGCAAATAAGCATACATGATTACAACTTTAAGATGAAACATATTCGTGAGTTCTTAGATGAAGGCAATAAGGTAAAAATTACAATAATGTTTAGAGGCCGTGAGATGGCTCATACAGAGTTTGGTTATGACCTTATTAATAAAATTATACAGGATTTGGAAAATGAAGCTTCTACAGAAAAGCCTGCTAAATTAGAAGGTAAAAATCTTTCTGCAGTGCTTAATCCAATGAAAGTAAAAAAGACTTCTTCTGATTCTGAAGTAGCTTCTAAAAAAGAAGCTTCAGCTAATACTGAAGAGTAA
- the thrS gene encoding threonine--tRNA ligase, translated as MSKINYLGQSYDLSHGESLLDFLKQNAKKDSKDAVAAKFNGTQVDLTYTPETDGDLELILNTTEEGLEILRHSTSHLMAQAVRRLYPNTQVTIGPAIKDGFYYDFDAEKPFTEEDLPKIEDEMKKIVKENIPVVRKVMKKDEAIEYFKKANEPYKVEIIEGIDADTVSFYEQGDFIDLCRGPHVPSTGYIKSYKLMSVAGSYWRGDSNNKMLSRIYGTAFESKEALDKYLKKLKEAKERDHRKLGKELNLFSFHDEGPGFPFWHPNGMIIYKAVESYIRNENDKRGYVEIKTPAILNEELWHRSGHWDNYKENMYFTEIDETKYAVKPMNCPGGLIVYNSNIHSYRDLPLRVAELGFVHRHELSGALHGLFRVRAFTQDDAHIFCTEEQLGDEIINTIEYYLSVYKDFGFKDFEIFVSTRPAKSIGSDEIWELATKSLMNALDKLGISYKVNEGDGAFYGPKIDFNIKDVLDRNWQCGTLQVDFSLPMRFEISYEGKDGKKHTPVMLHRAILGSMERFIGILVEHYNGKFPLWLSPIQVAVVNVLNEKPQIDRVHEVAKKLKEAGFRVEIDESNENLGTKIKKYRLQRTPYTVIIGAEEVSSGKLSIRTRSSQEIKDMDLTEFMEKLQQESKERMNDSIFTTK; from the coding sequence ATGTCAAAAATTAATTATTTAGGACAGTCTTATGACTTGTCTCATGGAGAGTCTTTATTAGACTTCCTTAAACAAAACGCAAAAAAAGATTCAAAAGATGCAGTAGCAGCAAAGTTTAATGGAACACAAGTTGACCTTACATATACGCCTGAAACAGATGGCGATTTAGAATTGATACTTAACACCACCGAAGAGGGTCTTGAAATATTAAGACACTCTACAAGCCACCTAATGGCTCAGGCAGTTAGAAGACTTTATCCTAATACTCAGGTTACTATAGGACCAGCTATTAAAGATGGTTTTTATTACGACTTTGATGCTGAGAAACCTTTTACTGAAGAGGATTTGCCAAAAATAGAAGATGAAATGAAAAAAATTGTAAAAGAAAATATTCCTGTAGTAAGAAAAGTAATGAAAAAAGATGAAGCTATAGAATATTTTAAAAAGGCAAATGAACCATATAAAGTTGAAATTATAGAAGGCATAGATGCAGATACAGTATCATTCTATGAGCAAGGTGATTTTATAGACCTTTGCAGAGGACCGCATGTACCTTCAACAGGCTATATAAAATCTTATAAACTTATGTCTGTTGCAGGAAGCTATTGGAGAGGTGACTCAAACAATAAAATGCTTTCTCGTATATATGGTACTGCTTTTGAAAGTAAAGAGGCATTAGATAAATACCTTAAAAAGCTTAAAGAGGCAAAAGAGAGAGACCATAGAAAATTAGGTAAAGAATTAAACTTATTTAGTTTCCACGATGAAGGTCCCGGTTTTCCTTTCTGGCATCCTAATGGTATGATTATTTATAAGGCAGTTGAATCATATATAAGAAATGAGAATGATAAACGCGGATATGTTGAAATTAAAACTCCTGCTATACTTAATGAAGAGTTATGGCATAGAAGCGGACACTGGGATAACTATAAAGAAAATATGTATTTTACAGAAATTGACGAAACTAAATATGCTGTAAAACCTATGAACTGTCCGGGCGGTTTGATTGTTTATAATTCTAATATACATAGTTATAGAGATTTGCCTTTAAGAGTTGCTGAGTTGGGTTTTGTACATAGACATGAGCTTTCAGGAGCTTTGCATGGACTATTTAGAGTAAGAGCCTTCACTCAAGATGATGCTCATATATTCTGTACAGAAGAGCAATTAGGCGATGAGATTATTAACACTATAGAATATTATTTATCTGTATATAAAGACTTTGGTTTTAAGGACTTTGAAATATTTGTTTCTACAAGACCTGCAAAATCAATAGGAAGTGATGAGATTTGGGAGCTTGCTACTAAATCTTTAATGAATGCCTTAGATAAACTTGGCATAAGCTATAAAGTTAATGAAGGCGATGGAGCTTTCTATGGTCCTAAAATAGACTTTAATATTAAAGATGTTCTTGACAGAAACTGGCAATGCGGTACTTTACAAGTTGACTTCTCACTTCCTATGAGATTCGAGATTAGTTATGAGGGTAAAGACGGTAAAAAACATACTCCTGTAATGCTTCACAGGGCTATACTAGGTTCGATGGAACGTTTTATAGGTATATTGGTAGAGCATTATAATGGTAAGTTCCCATTATGGTTATCTCCTATACAAGTGGCTGTTGTTAATGTTCTTAATGAAAAGCCTCAAATTGATAGAGTTCATGAAGTAGCTAAAAAGTTAAAAGAGGCTGGTTTCAGAGTAGAAATAGATGAAAGTAATGAAAATTTAGGTACTAAGATAAAAAAATATCGCTTGCAAAGAACTCCATATACAGTTATAATAGGAGCAGAGGAAGTATCTAGTGGAAAATTATCTATTAGAACACGTTCTTCACAAGAAATAAAAGATATGGATTTAACTGAGTTTATGGAAAAACTACAGCAAGAATCTAAGGAGAGAATGAATGATTCTATATTTACTACTAAATGA
- the rpmI gene encoding 50S ribosomal protein L35, with product MKQKLKTKSGAKKRFRFSKTGKVKFAHAFGSHKFLNKRPDTKRKYRKAKIADDTNMLEMPRLMPYGR from the coding sequence ATGAAACAAAAGTTAAAAACAAAAAGCGGTGCTAAAAAACGTTTTAGATTTTCTAAGACAGGTAAAGTAAAATTTGCTCATGCATTTGGTAGCCACAAATTCTTAAATAAAAGACCTGACACTAAAAGAAAGTATCGTAAAGCAAAAATAGCTGATGATACTAATATGTTAGAGATGCCAAGATTAATGCCTTATGGCAGATAA
- a CDS encoding ribonucleotide-diphosphate reductase subunit beta, whose protein sequence is MKVIDIEKKPNLENERIFFGDFGHYIRIDSVSHEIARKLKEASEGNTWFSKEVDYKSDKTRFSSLPEDAQRAFKLNIAYQTLMDSGVTSGFSSILNRIVTSSIWSILYSRIAIEEVIHAESYSYGLSEVFGHLATETLDLVYNDEFVKHRMEKEVELFACVDDLCNIENSNATLEEKKKAVLKLITGIYLLESVKFPFSFLVTFTINNSYNDAITGFTKTIKLIAHDELNTHVPTGKNVISILRKDANQGFKELFDSGWYNDMAKEMTEFTVNEEIKWAKYLFDGKEVAGINSSVSEHFIKYWAGVRLKDLGVETEYLKEPKSDIIDWFNAYRDINKQNAALQETTNTSYQKGALKNDL, encoded by the coding sequence ATGAAAGTAATAGATATAGAAAAAAAACCTAATCTTGAAAATGAAAGAATATTTTTTGGAGATTTTGGGCACTATATAAGAATAGATTCTGTAAGCCATGAAATAGCAAGAAAATTAAAAGAAGCTAGTGAAGGAAACACATGGTTTTCAAAGGAAGTTGACTATAAATCTGACAAAACAAGATTCTCTTCTCTTCCTGAAGACGCTCAAAGGGCTTTTAAGCTTAATATAGCATATCAAACTCTAATGGACAGCGGCGTTACAAGCGGTTTTTCATCAATATTAAATAGAATAGTTACAAGTTCTATATGGTCTATTCTTTATTCTAGAATAGCAATAGAAGAAGTTATACATGCTGAGAGCTATTCTTATGGACTTTCTGAAGTTTTTGGGCATTTAGCTACTGAAACTTTAGATTTAGTTTATAATGATGAGTTTGTAAAGCATAGAATGGAAAAAGAAGTTGAGCTTTTTGCCTGTGTTGATGATTTATGTAATATAGAAAATAGCAATGCTACTCTTGAAGAGAAAAAAAAGGCTGTATTAAAGCTTATAACTGGTATATATTTGCTTGAAAGTGTAAAATTTCCATTTTCATTTTTAGTAACATTTACAATCAATAATAGCTACAACGATGCAATTACTGGTTTTACAAAAACTATTAAATTAATAGCACATGATGAACTTAATACTCATGTACCAACTGGTAAGAATGTTATAAGCATATTAAGAAAAGACGCTAATCAAGGCTTTAAAGAGTTATTTGACAGCGGTTGGTATAATGATATGGCTAAAGAAATGACTGAGTTTACTGTTAATGAAGAGATAAAATGGGCAAAATATCTATTTGATGGAAAAGAAGTTGCTGGTATAAACTCTTCTGTAAGTGAACATTTCATAAAATATTGGGCTGGTGTAAGATTAAAAGATTTGGGAGTAGAAACGGAATATTTAAAAGAGCCTAAATCTGATATTATAGATTGGTTTAATGCATATAGAGATATTAACAAACAAAATGCAGCACTTCAAGAGACAACAAACACCTCTTATCAAAAAGGTGCATTAAAAAACGATTTATAA
- a CDS encoding ribonucleoside-diphosphate reductase subunit alpha yields the protein MIELTKDKKHIIIKRDGREEPFNEEKLKKVINWATDGKEGFTNALLEGLNIKINDRMKIEVLYDELINTAVNKISPLYPSYDTIAEKLYLMKIYKETCKLKKTGSYPHIKTFLKKGVKHKVYDKNIVSLFSDKELDKINSMIVPDRDLLFTYKGLAIFYRKYCKNIGSKKLELPQITYMVAAMFSFYDDFYKGTNKDIVEKTKADRLKYIKRTYDMLSKHEVTFATPRIANSMSIRAQLASCILNTPDDDTWSLNQTDGNMALYSKFSGGIAYDASYIRASGSTIQSNRGRSDGPVPFIKRTEQTISSFNQGGVRKGACVITFPWWHLDVLDLIMLKDAGGTEDTRARKLVYSIRISNILRERVNKDEYITLFDPKETPLLNEEFGAKFDVAYIYYESKSSIRKKRIKAKDLLFQILKVRQETGNLYLTFVDNINEQNMVNKFVGASNLCQEIVIPSFPSKLIEEKYVVNEDGSYEIVQRKKSGEIGICNLVSVNLMSWVNFSAEKKKSFCYTLLRGCDNIIDSQFYPVKEGEIANKKNRPIGIGVINYANLLASNKLRYTDKEALEFTNKIFEDLYYHIYEASNILAKERGPYKTFNESKWREGKTPVHISLLSKSSNLKFDIDMEKWDKLAENIKNYGVRFSFHGAIAPTATSGKSVSATESIEPIVDLFFVEEGIQTLPSLAPNLKKNREYYERCWDIPAKTIIELAAIRQRYIDQSQSLNLYYVKPDSAKELWDDIQYAMDLGLKTLYYMKTPKSNFELEEVCESCT from the coding sequence ATGATAGAACTTACCAAAGATAAAAAGCATATTATTATCAAAAGAGACGGCAGAGAAGAACCATTTAATGAGGAAAAATTAAAAAAAGTTATTAACTGGGCTACAGACGGAAAAGAAGGCTTTACTAATGCATTGTTAGAGGGACTAAACATAAAAATAAACGATAGAATGAAAATAGAAGTTCTATATGATGAGCTAATAAATACAGCTGTAAATAAAATAAGTCCATTATATCCTTCTTATGATACTATAGCAGAGAAGTTGTATCTTATGAAGATATATAAAGAAACCTGCAAATTAAAAAAGACTGGGAGCTACCCTCATATAAAAACTTTCTTAAAAAAAGGCGTTAAACATAAAGTATACGATAAAAATATAGTATCATTATTTTCAGATAAAGAGCTTGATAAAATTAACTCTATGATAGTTCCAGATAGAGATTTACTCTTTACATATAAAGGATTAGCTATATTTTATAGAAAGTATTGTAAAAATATAGGAAGCAAAAAGTTAGAACTTCCTCAGATAACCTATATGGTTGCTGCTATGTTTTCTTTTTATGATGATTTCTATAAAGGAACTAATAAAGATATAGTTGAAAAAACTAAAGCTGATAGATTAAAATATATAAAAAGAACTTATGATATGCTCTCTAAACATGAGGTAACATTTGCAACACCAAGAATAGCAAATAGCATGTCTATAAGAGCACAATTAGCAAGCTGTATATTAAACACTCCAGACGATGATACTTGGAGTTTAAATCAAACCGATGGAAACATGGCATTATATTCAAAGTTTTCTGGTGGTATAGCTTATGATGCATCATATATAAGGGCTTCAGGCTCTACTATACAAAGCAATAGAGGGCGTTCTGATGGGCCTGTACCTTTTATTAAAAGAACAGAACAGACAATATCCTCATTCAATCAGGGGGGAGTAAGAAAAGGGGCTTGTGTTATCACTTTCCCTTGGTGGCATTTAGATGTATTAGACCTTATTATGCTTAAAGATGCGGGTGGAACAGAAGATACTAGGGCTAGAAAATTAGTTTACTCTATTAGAATAAGTAATATATTAAGAGAACGTGTTAATAAAGATGAATATATTACATTATTTGACCCTAAGGAGACTCCGCTGCTTAATGAAGAGTTTGGGGCAAAATTTGATGTAGCTTATATATATTATGAAAGTAAGTCTTCTATTAGAAAAAAGAGAATTAAAGCAAAAGATTTACTATTTCAAATATTAAAAGTAAGACAAGAAACTGGTAATTTATATCTCACATTTGTAGATAATATTAACGAACAGAATATGGTTAATAAATTTGTAGGGGCTTCTAATCTTTGTCAGGAGATAGTAATTCCTTCTTTTCCTTCTAAATTAATAGAAGAGAAATATGTTGTTAATGAAGATGGAAGCTATGAGATAGTACAGAGAAAGAAAAGCGGTGAGATTGGTATATGTAACTTGGTATCTGTAAACTTAATGTCTTGGGTGAATTTTAGTGCGGAGAAGAAAAAATCATTTTGCTACACTCTTTTAAGAGGATGCGATAATATTATAGACAGTCAGTTTTATCCTGTAAAAGAAGGTGAGATTGCAAACAAGAAAAATAGACCCATTGGTATAGGAGTTATTAATTACGCCAATTTATTAGCATCAAACAAATTAAGATATACTGATAAAGAGGCATTGGAGTTTACAAATAAAATATTTGAAGATTTATATTATCATATATATGAAGCTTCTAATATATTGGCAAAAGAAAGAGGACCTTATAAAACATTTAATGAATCTAAATGGAGAGAAGGAAAAACTCCTGTGCATATTTCACTTTTAAGTAAAAGCTCTAATTTGAAATTTGATATAGATATGGAGAAATGGGATAAACTTGCAGAAAATATAAAAAATTATGGAGTAAGGTTTTCATTCCATGGAGCAATAGCACCAACTGCAACTTCTGGTAAAAGTGTATCTGCTACAGAGAGTATAGAGCCTATAGTAGATTTATTTTTCGTAGAAGAAGGTATACAAACTCTCCCTAGCCTAGCACCAAATTTGAAGAAAAATAGAGAATATTATGAAAGATGTTGGGATATACCAGCAAAAACTATAATAGAACTTGCTGCCATAAGACAAAGATATATAGATCAATCACAATCTTTAAATCTCTATTATGTAAAACCAGATTCTGCAAAAGAGCTGTGGGACGATATTCAGTACGCTATGGATTTGGGGCTTAAAACACTTTATTATATGAAAACACCTAAGTCTAATTTTGAACTTGAAGAAGTTTGTGAGTCTTGTACTTAA